AGCGTAGGGCCAAGATAGGTCAAAATAGAAAAGAACAAACTGGTTTCTTCGTCAAGTTTGCCACTCACTTGTACGTTGTATTTCAATAAATCGCTCACCATCCAAATATCGCCAGGCGTACCAATTTGATATTTATTCCCTTCGACTGGCGTAACGGATAAATTGCGGCCTTGTCGGCCGTCTACTAGAACACTCTTGATTTTGCCATTCTTTGCATCGTCCATAAATTGAGAATACGAAACGGTATTCTCCGGCGGTGGCGGCTTATCAAAGTGTTTGAATACGGTAAATAACACCAGTGCAATGATCAACCATACTAATGTCTTCGAAAGCATATTGTTATTCAAAGCCTTACTCCTTGATCCATCGTATGGAATTCACGATGCATTAATATTAATTCAGTTTGCATGCCACCTTCATAGCAAAAATTTGAGCCACTCATGGACAATGTTGCAATGATTTACAATTTAGTGCGCGATTTTTAAACATTTTCCTAAAATAAAAATCTCGGCAGACTTATCGCGCGAAGCCTTAGGCTTGCGCACTACGACTACTTTGAAGCGCTGCTTAAACTGCTCAATAATTTGGCTATAGCCACTGCCATGAAAGCATTTAACAAGCAATACCCCCTCTTTGTGCAAACTCTGCTGCGCAAATTCTAACGCTAACTCGCAGATATCTTGAATGCGCGCTGCATCCGCTACCGCGACCCCAGATAAATTGGGCGCCATATCGGAAAGAACCAGATCTACTTTACGCGCTCCCGTCACAGCGTTTAACTGCGCCAACACAGCTTCCTCACGAAAATCACCTTGAATAAAATGGACATCCGCAATAGGCTCCATAGGTAGTATATCAAGCGCAATGATCATGCCCGGGAGATTATTTATCTCTGAACGTGAATTTTGTGCCAGTTTTTGACGAACGTATTGGCTCCAACTGCCAGGGGCGGCCCCTAAATCAACAATCAGTTGGCCCGGGCGAATCAGTTTATCTTGCTCGTCGATTTCTTTCAATTTGAAAGCCGCGCGAGCCCGATACCCTTCCCGTTGAGCCAGTTTTACATAAGGATCATTGATATGGTCATGCAACCAAGAGTGGTTAAACCGATTTTTCGCCATCTAATAAAAATTATATCTATGTTTTTGCTAACAATTTAGCGGATAATACAGGTTTATATTTACGGTAGCTGAACTTTTACTTAACCTCAGCGCACCAAAGACCATTTTAAATCATGCCTGCTTTATCTCTTACGCCCGCTAAACGGGCGGCCTTACGCGCACAAGCCCATGCCCTCAAGCCAGTTGTTATGATTGGCGCCGATGGTTTAACCGAAGCCGTTGTGGCGGAAATTGAAAAAAACCTTAGTGCACATGAATTGATCAAAATTCGTGTGCTAGGCGATGATCGTGACACACGGATTGCAATCTATCAAGATATTTGCGAGCAACTCAACGCGGCTCCGATTCAACATATCGGCAAATTATTGCTTATTTGGCGCGCACTCGCCGCCCCGCAACCCAAAGTAGGCAAAGCGTCTAAAGGCGCCTCCCCACGCTTGGTCACCATTATCAAGCCAAACGCAAATCCAAGCCGGCGCCCACAAGCTAAAGACATCTTAGTGCGAGGGAATGAACGCGTGACCACAGGCGGCTTAATCAAAAAAGCAAAAAAACGGCAAACCAGCACAAAACGCCAACATCAGTCTGAAAAATAGCCCGTTCGCTAAAGTTACCGTCGCTCAACCCCTGCCAGGGAAATTAAATATAACGAATCGCGATGATTTCATATTCGCGTACCCCGCTTGGGGCATGCACCATAGCAATATCGCTTTCATATTTGCCAATCAGCGCTCGCGCAACAGGCGAGCTAATTGAAATCAGGCCATGGTCGATGTTCGCTTCATCATCACCAACGATCTGATAGGTCACTTTTTCGCCTGAGGCCAAATCCTCAAGGTCAACTGTCGCGCCAAATACTGCGCGACCATCCGCATCAACCAATGTCGGATCAATAATTTGCGCCGTAGAGAGTTTCGCTTCTAACTCTAAAATTCGGCCTTCGATAAAAGATTGCTTCTCTTTTGCCGCTTCATATTCGGCGTTTTCTGAAAGATCGCCCTGCGCGCGGGCCTCTGCGATTGCATGAATCACTGCTGGCCGCTCAACTGTTTTCAGTCGGTGCAGTTCATCTTTTAGTAGGCTCGCGCCACGTATAGTTAAGGGAGTGGAAGTCATAGCAAAAAGGTACTGTACTCTAAATAATTTGAAACACTAGTTTAGACTAGCGTGTAACCCTTGTATATCATATACCTCAAGATTTTTC
The Mycoavidus cysteinexigens genome window above contains:
- the greA gene encoding transcription elongation factor GreA — protein: MTSTPLTIRGASLLKDELHRLKTVERPAVIHAIAEARAQGDLSENAEYEAAKEKQSFIEGRILELEAKLSTAQIIDPTLVDADGRAVFGATVDLEDLASGEKVTYQIVGDDEANIDHGLISISSPVARALIGKYESDIAMVHAPSGVREYEIIAIRYI
- a CDS encoding YhbY family RNA-binding protein, producing MPALSLTPAKRAALRAQAHALKPVVMIGADGLTEAVVAEIEKNLSAHELIKIRVLGDDRDTRIAIYQDICEQLNAAPIQHIGKLLLIWRALAAPQPKVGKASKGASPRLVTIIKPNANPSRRPQAKDILVRGNERVTTGGLIKKAKKRQTSTKRQHQSEK
- a CDS encoding RlmE family RNA methyltransferase; this translates as MAKNRFNHSWLHDHINDPYVKLAQREGYRARAAFKLKEIDEQDKLIRPGQLIVDLGAAPGSWSQYVRQKLAQNSRSEINNLPGMIIALDILPMEPIADVHFIQGDFREEAVLAQLNAVTGARKVDLVLSDMAPNLSGVAVADAARIQDICELALEFAQQSLHKEGVLLVKCFHGSGYSQIIEQFKQRFKVVVVRKPKASRDKSAEIFILGKCLKIAH